The genome window GGTCAGGGTGACCTGTCACCACCGGGATGTCCCCGGGGGCTTGCagacttgctttgttttgtccCTTGGCCAGAGGGCTGCTGGCAGTAGCCCTCCCTGTGAAGGTGACTGTGTGACATGAGGGTAGCCTGGTCCAGCCTcatggtggctgcagcagcattttgggGTCAGGGTGTGAGCCACAGCCAGTCCAGCCTTACCCTAGGGGCTGCCTGACTCCCCTTCCTTGTCTTCCAAGACAGGGAAGATTGGGCACATCAGGCTGAGTTGtccttctgcagagccctgcagttcatccttcttttccatttcttcatgctttttttccccactctccTTCCACTTctgtttcctccctccttctctccatcccttttttctcttctttctccctcccagGCTCCTCTGTCTGTGTGAAAGTTCATGTTCACTTTGTGCCAACACGGTTTTCTCAACCCATGCttgtgtcccctccctgcccagagTTGCCAAAAAGGTGACAAATGTATTGGTGACCTTCAGTCCCCATGCAGACCAAGGGAACAGTGGGCTGAAGgaccctgcccagcactgcaggctcCTCTCCATCAGCCTAGGGCATGGAAAAAGCTCAGATTAAGCCCTCTGAGTGTCCAGGTCTGTGACAATACATTTGTGGACAAGCTGAAAGCAACTCTGCCCCTGCCTTGCCCCTTCAGCTAAATTTGTGGCAGGTCCCAGACCTACaagctggtgctggagcacTGGGAGGGTGGGTGAAAACCAGCCTGGCCTCCCCAGGAAGCAAAAGTCCATTCTCCCCACCTTCTCCTTTGGGAAAGGATCCTCTCTCCCACTGCCTTGCCTGTTCCTGGTGGTTTCTGTGCTGAAGAAACACTATAAAAGCTCTTGGGGAGGAACAGGTGCCTGCCACAAATGCCTTGTGTCCCCCTCCATCaccctctggcagcagctggctgagcccccctggggctgagccctCGGGGGGGCATCCCAGCAGCCCCTTTGCCTTTGCTGGGGCTCCTAGCACAGcatcccccagccctggcaccagcCAAAGCCACCCCTGCCTGTGTTCCCCCTTGGTTGTGCCAGGGGGAGGATGAGGAAGGAAGAGGCTTTGCAGCCCAAACATGGGGTTAAATTCTTGCTCTGCTGCAAGGACTGTGATGGCTTCATCCCCCTCCTGGGCTGAGGTGCAGAATTTGGCCTCCTAGGCCAAGCCCAGCTGAGGATGTGCTCTCCATCCTTTGGCCACCACCTCTGTCCGTGTGTCCGGGGGTTGCTCTGCTTGGAGCCCTTGGCAGGGACCCGCGCAGCCGCCGCATGAAAGGGGCGATCCAGCCTCGGCACTCGCTGGGAAAAATGGgatgttgctgctgctcctgcaggggcCGTGGCAGAGgaggtgcagagcaggggggcTTTGGGGCTACCCAAGGTCCCCCGGGGATGGCAGAGGGGCCAGAGGGAATAACTCCAGGGATGCAGAGCTCTGCCCTATAAGGGGTTGGAGATGAGTTGCCCTGGGGTGTCCCggggtgctgggaagagctcAAAGGGTTGGtgtggggaaggggagcaggtGCCCACGGGGCTGTAACGGCTGGTTGGTTGTTTCCTGGTTGCAATGGGTGTTTTGCAAGGTTGGTTTTGTTCGTTAGACTCAGGGCAGCTTCCTTCCCAaccccctctgctccccctggcagcagccacccGCTCTCGGGACTCAGCAGCTTTGCAGGTGATGACAATTTGAGGCACCATTTAATCCTGGTGGTGCTGGATCGTAGTCCCTGGGCTGGTTTGCATGCactgaaaaagccctttttgGCAGAGGTTTCTTGCAGGTTTGGATGTAACTGCATCCACAGGGTCAGCAAGAACAGGACAGACTTCTTCTTTGGGGCCAGATGCTGGTTTATTgaaagctttaaaagaaaatcacctTGACCAGAGATTATAAAAATAGTAACATTACCACTCCTTCCCCAGTTTCTCTTGTGGGGAGTTTTTGGCATGATCAGACCCATGGGTTTTGCCCTCTCTGTAATGGATGAAGGGGTGGGACATGGTTTTTCAAAGGGGAGAGGTTTGCTCTTCCAGCACCATTGAGAAATCTCTGCAGATTTCAGTCAGGTAGGAAAGGCTTTTGGGAGGAGTTGAAAGGCCACGTTCCAGGGATTTTAGGACACAAGGCTTAAATAAAACCTGCAAACTCGTATCCTGGAGTGGatcctgcagagccctgggctgtgCAGTGGGTtgcaggggctgccctgggcttggagcctcctctggctgcagccacagcctctgCCAGGGACAGGGTGACATTGGAAAGAGAAACTGGGGGAAGGCACCTGCCAGAAAGGTGCAGAGGTTTGGGGAGCTGCTGCACTGGAGGTGGGAGAAGACCTGAAATCCCCTGAAGGCTTTTTCTGGTTTCATCCCCCAGAGGATCTGAGCTGTAAGTGATACTGCAGCAGGTCAGGCGAGCCAGCTGGGTTTTGCCATGATGCTCTCTGGGAGCTGGTCTGAACAGGGCAGGCTTGACAGGGCATGGGAGAaccccctcctgcagcccacagGGAGACCAGGAAGATGAGCCCAGGGACAGGGCCCTGCTGTGGGTCTGGACTgtgtcctgctgtccccagccctgctcctcgGCAAGGGggcactgagcagagctgggtctCTACCCCAGAGCCCTGCAGTGACTTATGCAATATCAAGCTCCTAATgggatttgggggggggtgtgtaTGGGGGGAAGGGGGGTATGCGGTCCTGTTTAATTGCCCATTCCCTCTGGGATCTGCAGACTTGACGTGCCTCACTCTCCAGCCTGAGCTCACCAGGAGAAGCCGGTTGAAAAGGCAGCTGTTGCCTCCCATAAATCAGCAGGCAGCGGGTTTTTGTTGCTCCCTCTCTAAGGAAGCCTCAGCGCTTTTCCTTCACCTTGGGGTGCCCTTGCacctctttccccccccccccctcccttcccttagCTCAGAGTTGCTCCCACCCACGGGCACGGGGCTTAACCTCCCTGATGGAAGCAGCCCCCCCCCTGTTTTAGGGGCGCACCCCCCGCTCCCGAGGGCACCGCGTCTCCTCTGAGCCCTTGGGGAGCAAGCAAACCATGAAGAGTGCAGGCaggtccccagctctgcccatcaCCCCCGTCGGAAGGTGCTGCCTGCACCGGGGACCTGCAGCTTGAGAGGGGGCGTGCGGGAGGacccgccccgcaccgcccgcacGCCTGCCCCTCCTCGCTTCCCCTCGCCGCCAAACCCTGGGGAGGTGCCACGCGTGACAGCCCCTCTCAGTGTCCCCCGTCGGTGGCAGCTCCCTGGCGTGGCCCCCCGACCCGTGGGGCAGGCAGTGAGCCCCCCCCCCACGGCCCCCCCGCGGTCGCCCCGTGCCTTGCTCGCCTGCGTGTCCCACGCTGCTCCCACCTTCACCATGTGCCTTCTGGTCTCTCCTGCCACGCAGCCGCCGGGCCGGACTCCTGCCCCATTAACATTGAGGACTAGGTatgagacccccccccccagagccTGCACGTGTCCTGTCACCCGGGAGGTGGGGGGGGTTGATATTTCTGGGGGTTCCCTTGTCGTCCTGGCCAGGGTGACATCCCTTAGTGCCTGATCTGTAGCCCCCACAGCACGTCCACGTGTGCCCTCTCGCTGGGAATGGGGGGGGAAGAGGCAGCCCCTTTCCCTTTGGGTCATCAGACCCAGCTGCAGTGCTTCCCGTCTGCTCCTCGACATTCCCAAGCCATTGGGGGTTTAAGGGGCTCCCTTGGCCCAGAGAGGTAAGTGCAGGAGCTCAGCAACCTTTGCTGCAGCCAGAATccaaagcagggctgggaaggtgGGTGTTATCTGGGGAGACTTAAATTGCACCCCCATGGAAAGCTGAGCTGAGCACACCGGTGGGCTTTGGGAGCACGAGCTCCGTGGGTTGTCCATGCCAGCTTGGTTGAGTCCGTGAGGCATGGATGAGCCCCAGTGGGTGCtgtggatggcagcacagggcTCTGGCAGGGACAGTGGTGGCACCCAGGCAGCCAAGGGAAGTGCTGACCCCACTGTGCCCgtttcccttccctgccaaaGTCCCTGGGTACCCTCAcccccaggctgggggagcCGGAGCAGTGGGGTGGGTTtctgcaggctggggctgagccaaAACCCCAGCAGAAATGTGGCTTTTCCAAATGTCCCCACCAACAGCACCACCTCCCCTTGCACGGATGATTCCGTTTCACCTGGGGGTACTGGGGTGTAGCTCTAGATGCTTGGCCCAAGCCACCCTCCACAGCCTCTAACCACCCCACTTCTCCCCCCCCAGGCCTGGAGGCAGCCAACAACACCCACCTGTGGCAGGCACCCCGGCCCTGGTGTCCCCCCAGCACCCGAGacctggagcaggcagcagctgccctgcccGTGTGAGGGACCAGCCTCGGTGGGgacacaccccccccccgcccacCGAGAGGGACCCTGGCATCTGGGCACCACGGACATCACCACCTCCATCCCTTGGCTGTTCTGGGActgatttttgaaagaaaagacgGTAACTTCGacttttcctccctgctcccccccctccccgtgcaGAGGGGGGGGGGCCAAGAGCCATGTCACTTCAGAGCCCCCTAATCAGCACCTTCCCGTCCTCCAGCCCtggtggggacaggctggggtcccctcctgcccctgcccacctCACACACTCgggctcctctcctccagcatgTGGAGCAGTGCCCAGTGCCATGGGATGGAGTCACCCTGCAAAGGGGTCTTGGGATGTTGGCCAGAGGGTGATGATGGATGAGGGTGCCCGGGGGTGCAGGTTAAGGGTGGGTGTTGGTAGTGGCATCCTTGGTGCACGAGCCAGTGACCTTCAAGGGGGGGGCTGGCCCTCCCCAGGTTTGCTGGCACGTGCCCCTGCGATGCTGTGGGATGTTCCCATTAAGGCACTGGGGTGATGGTGCCCACCCTCAGATCCCCTTCCCTCCACTCTTCTCCTGGGCAGCACATGGGCTTTTGGGCCCAAGGTTGCTTTTCCCCAAGGGATGGAGCAGGGTGGCAGGGGTGAGCAGGGGGCCTggtgtccccccaccccagtcACCTGCCCTCGAGGCATCACTAATTTAACCTCACTGTCTTCCGTCCTGCTGCGAGCTCGGGGCTGTGCCCTCCCTCTGGAACAAGTGCCAAAAGTGTCACCCCCCACATCCCACCTGTCCCGCCCTCTCCATTGCACTTTGTAGCAGGGGATGGATGAGGGTGTGGGAgctgcccccccacccctctgtccccactcctctgtccccatccctccatcccctgcTCTCGGGCCAGTGCTGGGCTGACAGCACAAGCTGGTTTTACTCCAGGGGACAGGCATGCAGGGACACAGCCACAGATCTTGGGGACCTGCTGGGGCCGTTGGTAGAGGCCAGGTGCCATTCCAGAGAGCCTCAGGGACAGTCAGAAGCTGTTTTGAGGAGCATCAGACCAGCACCCTAATCTAGCAACCTCTGGAGCTGTTTGGGCCAGTCTAGGGCAGGAGCCTGCAttccccccttttcccccaCTTGGTTTTCTCAGCAGCACGAGCCAGGGGAGATCCCCCTGATGCAGACAAAATAGCAAAGGCCACCTCTTCCTAGCAGGAGAAGAACATGTTTCAGAGCTATTTTAGGACAGAGATGTTCATGCAGTGAAAGCAACATCCCACAGCAGTTGTGGGGAGCAGGTCCCCACTGCCCctcacagctgcagagcacaggctcCACTGGTGGCCGTGGCTCCTAAAGGGGAACAAAGCCCTTTTTGGGGTTGGGTTGTCTTACCCACCTGGCTTACAGCTGGGGCCATGGTAGCTGCTCATTCTGTGGCCTTGGTGTGGGTCCTGCTGGACGCAGGGTTGGTCTTGGCCActttcctgctccctcctccgGGCTCCCTCCACCCCATCAAGTCTCACATCAGCTCAACAGCTCCCAGATCTCTCCCTGGGAaccccagagctgggcactTGATGGGAGATGACATCTCCAAACTGCCATCCCCAGGATGGGAGCTGCTAACAGTAGAGagagctggcacagcagggGACAAGCCTTGTGCCCTGCTCAGGGACATTGTGCCATGGTGGGGCTCCCCACAGGTCTGGGTGTCCTGGCCCcaagcagctggcagcaccctTACTGGGCACAGGGAGAGCCCTGGGAGTTCAAGCTGAGCTGAGGAAaccagggaggctgcaggaggcCAGCTGCTCCCACACCCTCGAGCATGGGTAGGAGAGGGAAAATCAGGCTGGTGCTCCACGGGGGGCTGGTTTGCCAAAGCCCACCACCCTTCCCTGCAGTTTAAAAGGGAACAAGGAGAGCTCTCCAGGCCTGGGCACCTGGCATAGGGCTGTGATGGTGCTTGTGGCTGCCAGCACAACCAGGCCAGAACAGGCAGGTCCTTGCTCAGGAGGGTTGTGGGAGGTAAGCAGGAAggttcagcagctgctccaagCTGTGTGtatcccagggctgcaggagcagccagatGAGCTGATGAGGTGGCTGCCTGTGGATGCCTCGCTCGGAGGGGCCGTGGCTGCTGGTGAGTGCAGAGCcatggagaggagctgggaggaggagcagTGTGCTGCAAGGAAAGGAGGGAGCATCCTCTGCTGTGACACAGGAGATTTGGGTGTCATCCTTGGCCACCTGGAGATGCCAAGGGgcaggcaggtgctggcagcatgAGATGAAAGGTCATGGCCCCTTGTTCCAGCGACCCACCCTTCGGGGATTGAAGGAAAGGGAACCAGATTGCTGCTTATGACTTTGCTTTCAGCATGTTTTGGATTTTAAGAGTATGTTTAATAAAGGGTATCTTATGTCAACAAAGCATCCAGAGCCGTTTTGTGGTTACAAGGTAAGGGCAGTTGGGGTCTTGGGGGCTCACTGGGTGGAAACCCTTTTTGGCTGGGAGCACCCACCCACCAAGGCACCTCCCCAAAACCAGCCCAGCTACTTCTAATGTCCTAAAACACTTtgcaaggtcccttccaattcagtATCCTACCATTCTACATGCTGCTTCCTTCAAGCCCTGCCAGGATGGAGAAGGTGGAAATGCAAACAAAGCTTATGCAGGAAGAGCCTGGCCTGGTGTAGTGGCATCTCCCCAGGCAGATGGCACAGGCTCTGTGGCCCCTGGGACAGATGAGAACACCCAGATGGGACCCATCTTGGAGGCCTTctcaagaagaagaagaagagcaaTAAGGACCTGGGAGAAATCTCTccagtgctggggaagaaaaCCGGTGCTTGGGAGCGGATGCAGGTCTGGGCAGTAGCAGCAAACATTCAAACGAGAGCTTCCAAGGCCGGAGCGGAGCAGGGCTCCCCgtgaacagcagcagaacacgGGTCAGTGGATCCCGAGCGCTCGGTGCCCCCGCACAACCTCCCGCCCCACGCGGCCCGGGCCCAGCCGCCACCGGCGGGGACGCTCCCGGTCACCATAGCGACGCGCGGACCAATGGAGGGCCGGGAAGCTGTGTACGGGGCGGAGCGTCGCCAGGGCAACGCGCGGACCAATGGCAGGGCGGGAAGCTGTGTACGGGGCGGAGCGTTGCCAGGGCAACGCGCGAAGCCGTCCGGAGCAGCTGCACTCCCGGGCAGCCCCCGGCGGCCGCAAATCACGGCGGCTCGGCAGGGCCTGGCACGGCGGagacacccccagccccggggcatcgcacccccccagccctccccaccgACGCGGTTTTAGGccttttgactttttttttttttttttccccctttcgtcccctttttatttttttttttcccccctgttctgtttggtttgttgtgttttttttttttccagaagcttCTTGCTGTCTGGTGAGCTTTTGGGGGAGACTTTGTGAAAGTTGGGGGACGCCGCCGGGACGAGGTAAGGGGTTGCGGCGGTCGCCGGCAGCAGCGGGGAGCGGTGGGTTCGCAGGGGAGAGTTGTGGGACAGGCCTACTGAGggctcagctgggctgctcgGGCAAAGCCAGCCGTCAGAGGCGGTAGGTTTGCACAGGGCAGGGGTTATTtttatgttcatttttatttagaacccccctgcccgcccctccGCCCACCGCAGCCAGCGTTTCCGGGATCTCCCTCCCCGCGGGGGCGGGAGTTTGCAGGGGGCGAGCGCTGACACTGGGCTTCAGACACCTGCACAACCTGTCGCTGCCTCCCGAGCCTTCTTTTTTGGGACATAAAAGCCTGTTTTGAGGGAGTGGGGCTGCTGGTTCCGCCCCTTCCCGCACACCCTGCGTGCCTGCCTTCCCCCCATGCCGGTTGGAGCCCCCCATGGTTCCAGCGGAGCCCCCCGCGCCCGGGCACGCTCAGCTCCTCACCACGGCCCGGGCTCTGACCGCTCACTCCTCTCCCCAAACCCACCGGATTTCGGGTTCTCATCCCAAAGCCGCATCCCCAGCCCGAGGAGAGCCGAGGACTGAATCCACTCAGAGATAGGGTGTGCTTGGGGTGTGCCcgtgcttccccccccccgcccccggctTGTTTTAGGGGCACCGGGTGAAGGGAGGAACAGGAACCGCCTGAACCCGAGGGGAGTGGGCAGCAGGGGGGACTTGAAGAGATTTTGTCGAGGTGCTGGATCCGATTATTTTGTCCTGCTACTGGCGGGTGTGAGAAACATCCTCCCTTGGTGGGACAACAGCTgtttgagggggttttttgggtttggtgtttctgttttctttctcgCTCCAGCCGGAGGCttgctgggcagctccagcctgccgGGGGGATGTGGTGCACAGGATCCAGGGGATGGGGCTCACCCAGCGGCACCTGGAGCACCCAGGAACTGCAGCACCCCAGCCCTGCGTGGGTGAAGGAGAGCGGCTGTGCCTTGGGGAGCTTCAACCCTCTCCCTGTGGTTCTTGCAGGCTCTGCCCtgtcacctccttccccttcccgtGCAGCCCTGGAAGGCAGGAGCCGCGGCATGGCTGAGGGGTGGCCCGACAACAGCGGGAAGGGCAGGAAGAGTCACTCGGCTGGGCTGGACAACAGCCTGACCAGCCTCACGTGGCTGACGAACTTCTCTGTCAAGGACACCAACATGGCCAGGCCCCCGTGGATCCCGGACCCCCTCGAGCGTCACAGGAcccccagctttgctgccccctgctcccccctggCTGCTGACCCGGCGTGCATGGGGGTGCCCCACACTCCCTGCAACCCCATCTCCTCTTCCACCCCGAGGGTGGTGCAGCACACCGTGCCCACCTGCCCTCAGCTGCCAGAGGACGTGGACTACAAGACCAACCCGCACGTCAAGCCACCGTACTCCTATGCCACCCTCATCTGCATGGCAATGGAAGCCAGTGGGAAGCCCAAAATCACCCTCTCAGCCATCTACAAGTGGATTACAGACAACTTCTGCTACTTCCGACACGCCGATCCCACCTGGCAGGTAGGAGATTTGGAGAGCTTGTGCtctctccctgcagggctggggagggtttTCCACAGCCCTCACCTCATCAGGCAAGGTCCTGTGGGGGATGCTGGATCCCACCCGGAggagagcagcaccagcagctggcagggaaggcCAGTAATGGGAAAGAGGTTGGGtgtgcagaaatgctgcagcctggagagcaggagccaTTATGGGGGAGAGTCCAGGGCCCTTTTGGGAGCAGGGAGGTACCTCttgggctgctgctccctgcaggtcCTCTAGGTTCTGGGGCAAAGGCATCACTGTTCCCAGCTCCACTTTTCTGGAgctctcatagaatcatagaattgttttggttggaaaagacctttaaaatcatgaagtccaactgtTTGCCATCTCATGGGGTCCCAAGTCCCTTGGAGCTGAGCACACCTAAAATTGCCAGGATCTCTGGGATCTCTTGATCGAGGATCTCTGGGTGCTGAGGAACAGGCATAGaagagggatggagagggatcTCCTTGGGAAGATGCTACTTGTTGGGCAAATCCCTCACTGGAGAGGttcagagcagaaatgctgctgctttctaaGCAGGACAGAGGGCAGGTCTCTTGTCCCCTTGGACATACAAAGGAGGCTCCATCACCGTGATGAGCTGGTGAAGCCTCAGAGGGATGCCCAAGAGACAGCAAATAGGGCTGCATGTCTCCACGGGGTAGGTGACAGCCCCAGGCTCCCTGGCTTTGGGGACAGCCTGAAGCACAGGGGCTTTTCCCCAGCTTGCTGCCCTCCTCTGTCACACAAGGGGGCTTCCGGGATGTGAGGCTTTCTAGGAtgtggcagggcaggagggacctGGGTGGCTCATCCCTCTGCTGGGGTTATTCCCTGCCCAAATCCGCAGTATGACAGTGATCCTGAGAGCAGAGCTcacccaggcagggctgggcaaaACTGCTGCAAACCCCTTGCCCACCTTCTCCCTGGGCAGATGGGTGCCCAGCAGCTCTTTGAAACTTATCACAGGGAAGGGAACCCCCTGGTCCTTCTCCAGGATCACCGAGgtcccccagcctgccctgtgctggggggacCTCAGGGAGAGATTTGGGGGGAGGAGGTGTGTGCCAGCACGTTGACTTTCTCCTGCAAAGTCATGGCTGGATAATCaccacatttttaattaaatgtgattattaaaaaaaagaaagcaagtttCCAATCCCTCTCTAGAGAGATGTAGGGGGTTCACGGGATTGTTGCAGGCTGGAATGATAAATATGTTAACCAGCCAGGTAATACCAGAGGGCAGCCCAGGCTGAATGAAGTTTGGGATGGGAAGCAGAGAATTCAGCTTGCAAGTCTCTGACCCTTGCAAAATTGCATTAAACTGTAAAGCTGGAGTTACTATAGCCCAGACTGTTTGCAGTGATATCTGTGTTCCTGCCTTCTTgccttatttctgcttttcctttctttctttctttctttctttctttctttctttctttctttctttctttctttctttctttctttctttctttctttctttctttctttctttctttctttctttctttctttctttctttctttctttctttctttctttttctttctttttcttttttctttctttttctttctctctttcttcctttcttcctctcttcctctctctctttttctctctcttaattctctctttcttctcttctctttctctttcttcttctctctttctctctctctccctttcttctccccctttctttttctattttttcccttccttttcccccccctttctttttcttttctttctctttctttcttctggagTCTCTGTTCTCATCCCTTGTCCCGATTCCCGTACATGAAGACAGCCTGGAAAGGTCATGCCACCCATCCTCCGGGGGGAGATGGATATATTCCTGTGGGAGCTGAGTGCTTTGGAGAGGAGCCAACACACCCGAGGAGCTTCAGCCCAGAGGAGGGTTTtgttgtgtctctgtgtgtgtgtgtgtgtttttcaaCAGCTCTAAGCATTCAAGCCTTGTTTTTCCTACTCGGCACTCCGGATTATGGATGAATAAGCATAAAGATATCCAGGCaacatcaaaaaaacccaaccctctACCATATCCAATCTCTTCATCCAGTCTTGGCTTTGTGGAATCCAACACTGGGTTATTTACCCAATAACTGAGTTTCCTCACATCACTCCAGGCACATTCAGGGTTTCAGAACAGCACAACGGGAGCAGAaattcctttcccccccccctctgcTCATTTGAGCAGAGGCTGATGAAGATGCAGTAATTTCACACCGAtcttccccagcccaggaggcaCCTCTGGGGACACAcggggctgcagagggacagcccACGTGTCTCTCTGGTTTTGCCCATCTGGTTTGtgtcagcctggctgcagggaaggatgCTGCCACATTTTTGGCCAGATATTTTCCCCCcaacagaaggaagaggtgtaggcagggctgcatccaggcaggtttggaatgtctccagagaagaggcctccacaacctgcctgggcagcctgtcccagggctccgtcaccctcaccataagtttttcctcatatcgaaatggaacttcccatgttccagtttgtgcctgttgcccctcatcctgtcactgggaacgACTGGAAAGAGTGTGGCTCCAATCTTGATGCTgccatttctgctttcttcttttcccaaagGTCCTGGCTGAACAGGTGCCTCTCCACCAGCACCCACACGCAGGGGGTGATGCTGGGGCAGCAGACAAGCGTTCAaccttgtggtttttttttcctctcttgtgtCTAGAACTCCATCAGGCACAACCTTTCCTTGAACAAGTGCTTCATCAAGGTGCCCCGGGAGAAGGATGAGCCTGGGAAAGGAGGCTTTTGGAAGATTGATCCCCTCTATGCTGACCAGCTCAAGAAAGGTGCCTTCAAAAAGCGGAGGTTGTCCCCGGCGCAGATCCACCCGGCCTTCACAAGAAGAGCCCAGCAAGAACCACGCTGTgatgccagcccagctgctccagtttgcacccccACCAACATCTTCAATGTCAACACAgagtcccagcagctgctgaaggagttTGAAGAAATCACTGGCAGCCAGACCTGGAATCCAGCTGATGGCAAAGCAGGGCAGAAGCGCCAGCAGTTCTCACCCCACCGTCCGGCCAAGGTGGCTCGGCTTTCCAACTCTGCCTTGCTGAGCCAGGAAGTGCAAAAGGAGCTGGGATCCTTGAAAGGTGACTTGGACTGGGAAGCCATCTTTGACACCAACCTGGATGCAGACTTGTCGACTTTTGGGGATCTGGACCTTCTGCCTCCAATCAGCCCCATCACGCACGACCTGGAGCTGACGGTCCACGGGCAGCACAGTGAGGGTCTCCAGGAGCAGGTCCTCACTGAAGCCAACCAGAACACCCTAGGCTTTGATGAAACCTTCATGGccactgcttttctgcagaatcCTTGGGATGAAGGGACAAACGATGGCCTCACCAACACTGTCAACATGGAGCAGGTGTTTGAATTCAATGATGCCCCTTTGCCAGAGGACATGAAGGACTGGAGC of Apus apus isolate bApuApu2 chromosome 17, bApuApu2.pri.cur, whole genome shotgun sequence contains these proteins:
- the FOXJ1 gene encoding forkhead box protein J1; this encodes MAEGWPDNSGKGRKSHSAGLDNSLTSLTWLTNFSVKDTNMARPPWIPDPLERHRTPSFAAPCSPLAADPACMGVPHTPCNPISSSTPRVVQHTVPTCPQLPEDVDYKTNPHVKPPYSYATLICMAMEASGKPKITLSAIYKWITDNFCYFRHADPTWQNSIRHNLSLNKCFIKVPREKDEPGKGGFWKIDPLYADQLKKGAFKKRRLSPAQIHPAFTRRAQQEPRCDASPAAPVCTPTNIFNVNTESQQLLKEFEEITGSQTWNPADGKAGQKRQQFSPHRPAKVARLSNSALLSQEVQKELGSLKGDLDWEAIFDTNLDADLSTFGDLDLLPPISPITHDLELTVHGQHSEGLQEQVLTEANQNTLGFDETFMATAFLQNPWDEGTNDGLTNTVNMEQVFEFNDAPLPEDMKDWSSLASLL